The following proteins are encoded in a genomic region of Mahella australiensis 50-1 BON:
- a CDS encoding DNA internalization-related competence protein ComEC/Rec2, with the protein MRFKRPAILVCLCYIGGLLLGYIVPYVSSTIVWAAAVIMLLMAAAFFMKRSNMAVISAICILFALFGLMKFQYSFHVVSDGLELLEGKDVSLAGTIINIFSDDKSKAAYALAVDNSQAKVRLTIYHDDEQPSYRCGDRIMVKGELRLPSGQRNPGGFDYKAYLKGQGIYHIMSANSRDVSYLGSKGVHSISDLFMNIKQRLTDSVDGFMPYPENTLLKGILFGYTADMPDMISEAYSATGMAHILAVSGMNVAFIPLIIYFIIKPFNSKPRFADGIAIAAIWVYAVISDLSPSVLRAAIMLSVLLGGRLLNRKADTLNSLSIAAIIILIINPLDIYNIGFMLSFAATASLLSIYKPIEDFLARFMPKALAEICAATLAPQIATLPIIAYYFNQIPTLSLLANIAIIPFNGFIFLAGLVLSALGALLPVVASTIAYPLYIILRSVNIFTLAMAGIPWVAINVPSPSIPLIVAYYITICAVFLWRRMSRRQVTSIAVALVFIIAIEAFTVWANDNRLKVVFLDVGQGDSILITTPSHKNILIDGGNRVDYMEDGFDAGQSIVLPYLKHNGIMHLDLIAYSHPDSDHMGGLVSVMNELRVDTVLYSIYDEKFLSTALNKGARVVKLAQGDRIEVDDGIVFEVLYPLAQPSFDGGNNDSLVLKLKYKNFSLLLPGDIESDAENELIQDADLESAVIKVPHHGSDTSSTDGFIAAVKPDVAVVSVGNNNFGQPSDNVIRRYYDAGAQVYRTDKHGAVSIVTDGWNMSVETVIER; encoded by the coding sequence GTGAGGTTTAAGAGACCTGCCATACTCGTATGCCTGTGTTATATAGGCGGCTTATTGCTGGGTTACATAGTTCCTTATGTGTCGAGTACAATCGTATGGGCGGCTGCTGTTATCATGTTGTTAATGGCGGCCGCATTTTTTATGAAGCGGTCAAATATGGCTGTTATATCGGCCATATGCATCTTATTTGCGTTATTTGGTCTGATGAAATTCCAGTACAGCTTTCATGTTGTGAGCGATGGTTTGGAGCTGTTAGAAGGTAAAGACGTCTCGCTGGCAGGGACAATTATAAATATATTTTCAGATGATAAATCCAAGGCTGCTTATGCGCTGGCTGTTGATAATAGCCAAGCCAAAGTGCGTTTAACAATATACCATGATGATGAACAACCGTCATACCGTTGCGGCGACCGCATAATGGTAAAGGGTGAACTTCGGCTACCATCCGGTCAGCGTAATCCCGGAGGTTTCGACTATAAAGCATACCTTAAGGGGCAGGGCATATACCATATAATGTCGGCCAATAGCCGTGATGTTTCATATTTAGGTTCTAAAGGTGTTCATTCCATATCGGATCTTTTCATGAACATTAAGCAGCGCCTTACAGATAGCGTAGACGGATTTATGCCATATCCCGAAAATACATTGCTAAAAGGCATTCTATTCGGATATACGGCCGATATGCCCGATATGATAAGCGAGGCTTACAGTGCTACCGGCATGGCTCATATACTAGCCGTTTCAGGCATGAATGTGGCTTTCATACCGCTTATCATTTACTTTATAATTAAGCCTTTCAATAGCAAACCACGTTTCGCGGATGGCATAGCTATTGCTGCAATATGGGTATATGCCGTAATATCCGATCTTTCCCCATCGGTATTGCGGGCCGCCATAATGCTGTCCGTATTATTGGGAGGCAGGCTGCTGAATAGAAAAGCAGATACGCTAAATAGCCTGTCCATAGCTGCTATTATAATCCTCATCATAAACCCGCTGGACATATACAATATCGGTTTTATGCTGTCCTTTGCTGCTACAGCATCTCTCTTGAGCATATATAAACCAATAGAAGATTTTTTGGCGAGGTTTATGCCAAAGGCTTTGGCCGAGATATGTGCGGCTACATTAGCGCCGCAAATCGCTACCTTGCCCATCATAGCGTATTATTTCAATCAGATACCCACATTGTCGTTGCTGGCCAATATAGCCATAATACCTTTCAATGGTTTTATATTTTTAGCAGGACTGGTATTATCAGCGTTGGGGGCACTTCTACCCGTCGTGGCATCTACAATAGCTTACCCCTTATACATTATATTGCGATCGGTCAATATATTTACGTTAGCGATGGCCGGTATACCGTGGGTAGCTATAAATGTACCATCGCCTTCGATTCCGCTCATAGTCGCTTATTACATAACTATATGCGCTGTTTTTTTATGGCGGCGCATGAGTAGACGGCAGGTAACATCGATTGCAGTTGCTTTGGTATTTATCATAGCTATAGAGGCGTTTACTGTATGGGCAAACGATAACAGGCTAAAAGTGGTATTTTTGGATGTGGGACAGGGCGACAGTATCCTTATAACCACACCGTCGCATAAAAATATACTTATAGACGGAGGCAACCGCGTGGATTATATGGAAGATGGATTTGATGCCGGCCAAAGTATAGTGCTGCCCTATCTTAAACATAACGGCATAATGCATTTGGATTTGATCGCGTATTCTCATCCGGATTCGGATCATATGGGCGGGTTAGTGTCTGTAATGAACGAATTAAGGGTGGACACCGTCCTATATAGCATATACGATGAAAAATTTTTAAGCACCGCTCTTAACAAAGGTGCACGCGTTGTAAAGCTGGCACAAGGCGATCGAATCGAGGTGGATGATGGTATCGTATTCGAGGTGTTGTATCCACTGGCCCAACCATCTTTTGATGGTGGCAATAACGATTCATTGGTGTTAAAATTAAAATACAAGAATTTTTCATTATTATTGCCGGGAGATATAGAATCTGATGCTGAAAATGAATTGATCCAAGATGCGGATTTAGAAAGCGCTGTTATAAAGGTGCCTCATCATGGTAGCGATACATCGAGTACTGATGGCTTTATAGCCGCTGTAAAGCCAGACGTAGCGGTTGTATCGGTGGGTAATAATAATTTTGGACAGCCGAGCGATAATGTTATACGGCGATACTACGATGCTGGCGCACAGGTATATCGGACTGATAAACATGGAGCTGTTAGCATAGTTACCGATGGTTGGAATATGAGCGTTGAAACGGTGATCGAAAGGTGA
- a CDS encoding DUF1292 domain-containing protein, giving the protein MVDEENIVTLIDEDDNEVQFEHILTLEIDNKEYVLLSPLEPMEDLGQDEAIVLRIEQDENGEDIYVSIDDEDEMQAVYDAYMEIISDEEDEDEDFYDDDEDEDDDK; this is encoded by the coding sequence ATGGTTGACGAAGAAAATATCGTAACCCTTATAGATGAGGATGATAATGAGGTCCAATTCGAGCATATACTTACATTGGAAATCGATAATAAAGAATATGTTCTGTTGTCTCCGCTGGAGCCTATGGAGGACCTTGGCCAAGATGAGGCCATAGTATTGAGGATAGAACAAGATGAAAATGGCGAGGATATATACGTTTCTATAGACGACGAGGATGAAATGCAAGCAGTTTATGATGCTTATATGGAAATTATATCCGACGAAGAAGACGAGGATGAAGATTTCTATGATGACGATGAGGACGAAGATGATGATAAATGA
- the holA gene encoding DNA polymerase III subunit delta, giving the protein MDHTEFFNNLKAGDIARLYLFYGQEEYVKEQALAQLKDTLLDGAVRDMNMTVLDGETASVDDVLACADTLPLFGGRRLVVIRNYAPLMGRGADTVDRKRLVDYIAHIPEHLCLVFVCRGDIRKNTALFKAIGKYGAVVDFAQLKDKELILWIRTAFKRLGKAISSQDAQYMAMMAGSELETLVHEIHKVADYAGEARVICAQDIDAVVTRISSANIFKMVDAIGQKDVDKALYHMNELLESGQSPIGMLSMIARQFRILLQCRLLLDKGYSAREISSQLKLPIFAVNSYINQLKEFDKRQIVEALRHCLQSDLDMKSTSFNQAMILERLVLSLKNNGI; this is encoded by the coding sequence ATGGATCATACAGAGTTTTTTAATAACTTAAAGGCTGGAGATATAGCGCGGCTTTATCTATTTTACGGCCAGGAGGAGTACGTAAAAGAGCAAGCGCTCGCACAACTAAAGGATACATTGCTCGATGGGGCTGTGCGCGATATGAATATGACCGTCCTGGATGGGGAAACTGCCAGTGTAGATGATGTGTTGGCTTGCGCGGATACGCTCCCTTTATTTGGCGGAAGAAGGCTTGTGGTAATCCGCAACTATGCGCCGCTCATGGGGCGTGGGGCGGATACGGTGGACCGCAAGCGCTTGGTCGATTACATTGCTCACATACCAGAGCATCTGTGCCTGGTATTCGTCTGCCGAGGAGATATACGTAAGAATACAGCGCTTTTTAAGGCTATAGGGAAATATGGGGCGGTTGTGGATTTTGCCCAGCTTAAGGATAAGGAACTTATATTATGGATACGGACGGCTTTTAAACGACTGGGTAAAGCCATCTCGTCTCAAGATGCACAATATATGGCTATGATGGCCGGCAGCGAACTGGAGACGCTGGTGCATGAGATACATAAAGTAGCGGATTATGCAGGCGAAGCCCGTGTAATATGCGCGCAAGATATAGATGCGGTGGTTACGCGCATATCATCGGCCAATATATTCAAAATGGTCGATGCTATCGGACAAAAAGATGTGGATAAGGCGCTATACCATATGAACGAGTTGTTGGAATCCGGACAATCTCCCATAGGCATGTTATCTATGATAGCTAGGCAATTCAGGATATTGTTGCAATGCAGGCTTTTGCTGGATAAAGGATACAGTGCCAGGGAAATATCATCTCAATTAAAACTGCCGATTTTTGCGGTTAACAGCTATATAAACCAGCTCAAAGAATTCGATAAGCGGCAAATCGTTGAGGCATTGAGACATTGTCTGCAAAGCGATTTGGATATGAAGTCAACATCCTTTAATCAAGCTATGATCTTAGAAAGATTGGTATTGAGCTTGAAAAATAATGGTATATAG
- a CDS encoding MBL fold metallo-hydrolase, protein MRLTVLGRYGPFPAADGACSGYLVEVDDTCILLDCGNGVISRLLTYKRLQDIDAVILTHLHSDHVSDMMVLRYAIDILKKRGQWNRLIKVYSPSSPASVWQDLQFNNVFELCDIKPGMETDIGGVKISLSPMVHPVPSFAVKLEDSAGHKLVYSGDTSQGDDLVGFAKGCDMLLCDGGLLTSEKTSPNVPHLTAVEAGMVAAYADAKAFLLTHLWFEHDEELYLKEARQHYPAAEVARERYTYNI, encoded by the coding sequence ATGCGGCTTACAGTATTGGGCAGATACGGTCCGTTTCCAGCCGCCGACGGTGCTTGCTCCGGTTATCTGGTGGAAGTCGACGATACATGCATACTGTTGGACTGTGGGAACGGCGTTATTTCACGCTTGCTTACATATAAACGTCTCCAGGATATCGATGCTGTAATACTCACGCACTTACATAGCGATCATGTATCGGATATGATGGTATTGAGGTATGCTATAGATATTTTAAAAAAGCGAGGTCAATGGAACAGACTAATTAAGGTATATTCACCATCCTCGCCGGCGAGCGTATGGCAAGATCTTCAGTTTAACAACGTATTTGAATTGTGTGATATAAAGCCAGGGATGGAAACGGATATAGGTGGCGTAAAGATTTCACTTTCGCCTATGGTGCACCCAGTGCCCAGTTTTGCTGTTAAGTTGGAGGATAGTGCTGGCCATAAGCTGGTATATTCGGGCGATACATCGCAGGGCGATGATCTGGTCGGCTTTGCTAAGGGCTGTGATATGCTTTTATGTGATGGCGGGTTGCTTACATCGGAGAAAACTTCGCCTAATGTACCGCATCTTACAGCTGTTGAGGCAGGTATGGTGGCTGCTTACGCTGATGCTAAGGCGTTTTTACTTACGCATTTATGGTTCGAGCATGATGAGGAGCTTTACTTGAAAGAAGCTAGGCAGCATTATCCCGCTGCTGAGGTGGCTCGGGAAAGATACACATATAATATATAA
- the hfq gene encoding RNA chaperone Hfq — MTTNKTIVLQDVFLNQVRKERIPVTIYLTNGFQLRGLVKGFDSFTVILDNEGRQMLVYKHAISTITPARSVSFAPNYNNPSMQANYSPVAQPTDEKEE, encoded by the coding sequence ATGACGACTAACAAGACCATTGTATTACAGGATGTTTTCCTCAACCAGGTGCGCAAGGAACGCATACCGGTTACGATATATCTTACTAATGGATTCCAATTACGGGGATTGGTTAAAGGGTTTGACAGTTTTACAGTTATATTGGATAACGAGGGTAGGCAGATGCTGGTCTATAAGCATGCTATATCGACCATTACTCCCGCGCGAAGCGTGAGCTTTGCCCCGAACTATAATAATCCGAGTATGCAGGCTAATTATTCGCCTGTGGCTCAGCCAACCGATGAAAAGGAAGAATAA
- a CDS encoding Mrp/NBP35 family ATP-binding protein has product MVTKEQILDALRKVIDPEIGKDIVDLGMVHNIDISDGQVVVDIHLTIKGCPLQNKIRDDVMAAISALPGVNSVKVNIGEMTNDERQALSKRFGQKREVLFENTHVIAVGSGKGGVGKSTITANLALALHKLGYKVGLIDTDILGYSIPRLLGTKGKQATAIDEHTIMPIEAHGIKTISMGNFMSEEDVALIWRGPILGGILEQFFSDVYWGDLDYLVLDLPPGTGDVPLSVLQRIPTSKLLLVTTPQSSAAHVAGRLGNMAEKVKVDILGIIENMSYFICPNCSAKHYIFGQGETEAIAKILNTEILGQIPLDIEIRQDSDNGVPTVLKEGDNSAKIYMDIAERITEKLPVSCHTNE; this is encoded by the coding sequence ATGGTTACAAAAGAACAGATATTGGATGCTTTGAGGAAGGTAATAGACCCGGAGATAGGTAAAGATATTGTGGATCTGGGTATGGTCCATAATATAGATATAAGCGATGGACAGGTTGTCGTCGATATACACTTAACCATAAAGGGGTGTCCGTTGCAGAACAAAATACGCGACGATGTAATGGCTGCCATTTCGGCATTGCCTGGCGTTAATAGTGTTAAAGTTAATATAGGTGAGATGACAAACGATGAGAGACAAGCTCTTAGCAAGCGATTCGGGCAGAAGCGTGAGGTATTGTTTGAGAATACTCATGTAATAGCAGTGGGCAGTGGCAAAGGCGGCGTAGGCAAGTCAACCATAACCGCAAATCTGGCATTGGCACTGCATAAGCTAGGATACAAGGTCGGGCTTATAGATACCGATATACTCGGCTATAGCATACCCAGGCTGCTAGGTACCAAAGGCAAGCAGGCCACTGCCATCGACGAGCATACTATAATGCCTATAGAAGCCCACGGAATTAAGACGATATCCATGGGTAATTTCATGTCCGAAGAAGATGTAGCTCTGATATGGCGTGGACCCATACTAGGGGGTATCCTGGAACAGTTCTTCAGCGATGTCTATTGGGGTGATCTGGATTACTTGGTTTTAGACCTGCCACCGGGCACAGGTGATGTACCGCTCAGCGTATTACAACGAATACCCACTTCAAAGTTACTGTTAGTAACAACACCGCAATCTTCAGCCGCCCATGTAGCGGGGCGTTTGGGCAATATGGCTGAAAAAGTCAAAGTGGACATACTTGGTATAATAGAAAATATGTCATACTTTATATGTCCTAACTGTTCAGCCAAACACTACATTTTCGGTCAAGGTGAAACCGAAGCAATAGCTAAGATATTAAATACAGAAATTCTAGGCCAAATACCGCTGGATATTGAGATACGACAGGATAGCGATAACGGCGTACCTACGGTATTGAAGGAAGGCGATAATTCAGCAAAGATATATATGGATATAGCCGAACGTATCACAGAAAAATTGCCTGTTTCATGCCATACAAATGAGTAA
- the ruvX gene encoding Holliday junction resolvase RuvX → MRILGLDVGDNTIGIAISDELGWTAQGLETWRRKQPEADMQHIVDICQKSGVQCIVIGLPKNMNGSIGPQGKKVIAFKQRLADYMADDIDIVLWDERLSTVAAQRSLIEADVSRAKRKKVIDKMAAVYILQGYLDSLRITKNKD, encoded by the coding sequence ATGCGAATATTAGGGCTTGATGTAGGGGACAATACGATAGGTATAGCGATCAGTGACGAATTGGGCTGGACGGCTCAGGGGCTGGAGACATGGAGGCGCAAGCAACCGGAGGCCGATATGCAGCATATAGTTGATATATGTCAAAAGTCAGGGGTTCAGTGCATAGTGATAGGACTGCCTAAGAACATGAATGGCAGTATAGGGCCTCAAGGCAAAAAGGTGATAGCATTTAAACAAAGGTTGGCTGATTATATGGCTGATGACATCGATATAGTGTTGTGGGATGAGAGGCTGAGTACGGTAGCCGCCCAGCGTTCGTTGATAGAAGCCGATGTCAGCCGGGCAAAGCGCAAAAAGGTCATAGATAAAATGGCGGCCGTGTATATATTGCAAGGATATTTGGATAGTTTGCGCATAACCAAAAATAAAGATTGA
- a CDS encoding Fur family transcriptional regulator, with translation MDNITTLKEQLQQKGYKFTTQRRATLDAIVENEGKHMTPEEIYEQVKKKYPEIGLATIYRTLQLLEEMDVIYRLDFDDGKTRYELNHHNEDHQHHHLICIKCGKVIEVKEDFLERLEKLIEVDYDFDITDHMLKFFGYCSECRNSQNENE, from the coding sequence ATGGATAATATAACAACGTTAAAGGAGCAATTGCAACAGAAGGGTTATAAATTTACCACGCAAAGGCGAGCTACGCTGGATGCCATAGTGGAAAATGAAGGTAAGCATATGACCCCTGAAGAGATATATGAGCAGGTTAAAAAGAAATATCCGGAGATAGGATTGGCCACTATATACAGAACGCTTCAATTGCTAGAAGAAATGGATGTTATATATAGACTGGATTTTGACGATGGCAAGACGCGCTATGAGTTAAATCACCATAACGAGGATCATCAACATCATCATTTGATATGCATTAAATGCGGTAAGGTTATAGAGGTTAAAGAGGATTTCTTAGAACGCCTAGAAAAACTTATAGAGGTCGATTATGATTTTGATATAACCGACCATATGTTAAAATTCTTCGGCTATTGCAGCGAATGCCGTAATAGCCAGAATGAAAATGAATGA
- a CDS encoding acetylxylan esterase, giving the protein MLQEMIKHLQLPKLLEFADGTLVRTAQDWYKRRKEILSLLCDEEYGLRPPEPSAVSATIQEVDEAAYAGKVIEQHLMLSVKLNEHIFCFPLHIFIPKFVKNPMLIVYIAFRPDIPDRYLPLEEITDEGFALATFCYNDVAADREDYFTGRLAGLLKKDGQRAGNDTGKLMMWSWAASRVMDYLETRNDIDRNNIAIMGHSRLGKTALITGAYDERFTFTFPNDAGCSGDAITREKEGERVKQITDKFPYWFCPNYRNYAERETQMPFDQHFLVAAIAPRYVSAGTAIEDTWADPNKQYLSYVAADDVYKLLGKKGFIHPDRLPDAGDIFHDGTVGFHMRTGTHFHSRYDWLCFMEFMKKHRVGKL; this is encoded by the coding sequence ATGCTGCAAGAAATGATTAAACACCTTCAGTTGCCCAAATTATTGGAGTTTGCGGATGGAACGCTGGTGAGGACAGCGCAAGACTGGTATAAAAGACGAAAAGAAATACTTTCTTTACTGTGCGACGAGGAATACGGGTTACGTCCTCCCGAGCCATCAGCAGTATCAGCCACGATACAAGAAGTCGATGAAGCAGCTTATGCTGGCAAAGTAATAGAACAGCATCTCATGCTCTCTGTAAAGTTAAATGAACATATCTTTTGTTTCCCTCTGCATATTTTTATTCCGAAGTTTGTGAAAAATCCCATGCTTATCGTATATATAGCCTTCCGTCCCGATATACCAGATCGCTATCTGCCACTTGAGGAAATCACTGACGAAGGCTTTGCACTCGCAACATTTTGCTATAATGACGTAGCCGCCGATCGGGAAGACTATTTTACCGGAAGACTGGCAGGTTTATTGAAAAAAGATGGACAACGCGCAGGCAATGATACCGGCAAGCTAATGATGTGGTCATGGGCAGCTTCCAGAGTAATGGACTATCTAGAAACGCGAAACGACATTGACCGCAATAATATAGCGATAATGGGCCATTCCCGTCTTGGCAAAACTGCATTAATAACGGGAGCGTATGATGAACGATTTACTTTTACCTTCCCCAACGATGCTGGCTGTTCAGGTGACGCCATCACGCGGGAGAAAGAAGGGGAACGAGTAAAACAAATCACCGATAAATTCCCATATTGGTTCTGTCCGAACTATAGGAATTATGCGGAGCGAGAAACACAAATGCCCTTTGATCAGCATTTTCTCGTAGCAGCTATTGCTCCTCGCTATGTAAGCGCAGGAACAGCTATAGAGGATACATGGGCTGATCCGAATAAACAATATCTATCTTATGTAGCGGCAGATGATGTTTACAAGCTGCTTGGCAAGAAAGGATTTATACATCCTGACAGATTGCCTGACGCAGGCGATATATTTCACGACGGCACCGTTGGTTTCCACATGCGTACAGGAACGCATTTTCACAGCCGTTACGATTGGCTATGCTTTATGGAATTCATGAAGAAGCATAGAGTTGGAAAGTTATGA
- a CDS encoding FeoA family protein, with protein MRSVADMKTGQKATIMALDMNNQDTVRKLMALGIVVGSDVKLVQSFPSYVIKVGYTQIAIDKDIASSIFVN; from the coding sequence ATGAGAAGTGTAGCAGATATGAAAACGGGGCAAAAAGCCACTATTATGGCGTTGGACATGAACAATCAGGATACTGTACGCAAGTTGATGGCCCTAGGCATAGTGGTGGGCAGTGACGTAAAATTAGTGCAGAGCTTTCCTTCCTATGTTATAAAGGTGGGCTATACTCAAATAGCTATAGATAAAGACATAGCATCCAGTATATTTGTTAATTGA
- a CDS encoding IreB family regulatory phosphoprotein, which produces MKFNIEDDNSAQAKAVLMQVFAALEEKGYDPIVQMVGYFISGDPSYITSHNNARALIHKLDRDELLSELLRFYIDAHEGQ; this is translated from the coding sequence ATGAAATTTAATATCGAAGACGATAACAGTGCGCAGGCTAAAGCCGTACTGATGCAGGTATTTGCTGCGCTTGAAGAGAAGGGGTATGATCCGATAGTGCAGATGGTAGGTTATTTTATATCCGGCGATCCGAGTTATATAACCAGCCATAATAATGCCAGAGCGCTTATACATAAGCTGGACAGAGATGAACTGCTCAGCGAATTGCTTAGATTTTATATAGACGCTCATGAAGGCCAATAA
- a CDS encoding FeoB small GTPase domain-containing protein, with product MDKKANNKSCHTSGNEHIEGLPKIALVGTPNVGKSVIFNRLTGKYVTVSNYPGTTVEISRGKGRIGDCEFEIIDTPGMYSLMPITEEERVARRLLLEEKPDVVLHIVDAKNIKRMLSFTLQLIEAGLPVILVLNVMDEAERLGIKIDAYKLRQKLGIPVVVTSAALNKGIKELKQEVTDYVVSIAA from the coding sequence ATGGATAAAAAAGCGAATAATAAAAGTTGTCATACAAGCGGCAATGAGCACATTGAAGGGCTACCCAAGATAGCGTTGGTAGGTACCCCCAATGTGGGCAAAAGCGTAATATTTAACCGCTTGACTGGTAAATATGTTACGGTGTCCAATTACCCTGGTACTACCGTAGAGATTTCAAGAGGGAAAGGACGCATAGGAGACTGCGAATTTGAAATAATAGATACGCCGGGTATGTACTCGCTGATGCCTATAACTGAAGAAGAAAGGGTGGCCAGAAGGCTCCTTTTGGAAGAAAAACCGGATGTGGTATTGCATATTGTAGATGCTAAAAATATAAAACGCATGCTTTCATTTACTTTGCAGCTTATAGAAGCCGGTCTACCGGTGATCCTCGTGCTGAATGTTATGGATGAGGCCGAAAGGTTAGGTATAAAAATAGATGCTTACAAGTTGAGGCAGAAGTTAGGCATACCTGTTGTAGTTACCTCTGCGGCGTTGAATAAAGGGATAAAAGAGTTGAAGCAGGAGGTAACGGATTATGTCGTCAGTATTGCAGCCTGA
- a CDS encoding ferrous iron transporter B — protein MSSVLQPEVVKYDETIEKAIEDIIDSLKGEYNISKRSIAVLLLQGDDEIKHMVSRREGDGWQRISDIISEAQKAYNEPLSYIMAMERQKLAWAITDDIVKEDKATDKSINERLSRLTMSPITGIPILLIVLYFGLYQFVGVFGAGVVVDFIEGTIFEQYINPWINGLLIQYVPWPALRDLIGMDYGIVTLGLRYAVAIILPIVGTFFFMFSIIEDSGYLPRIAMLLDRVFKKIGLNGRAVIPMTLGFGCDTMATLVTRTLETTRERVIATLLLALAIPCSAQLGVVLGLLSGHTAALVTWVVVVIGVLLLIGYLAAKVIPGERPAFFMEVPPLRWPSLSNVWMKTYTRMQWYFIEVMPLFILASVIIWLGNLTGLFGLIISWLEPLMHALGLPSEAAEAFLFGFFRRDYGAGGLYDLQKAGLLNGRQLAVAASTLTLFVPCIAQFSIMWKERGAKTTLGMVAFIFPFAFAVGYVLNKILILLGVS, from the coding sequence ATGTCGTCAGTATTGCAGCCTGAGGTAGTAAAATATGACGAAACGATAGAAAAGGCTATAGAGGATATAATAGACTCGCTCAAAGGAGAGTATAATATATCAAAACGCTCTATAGCCGTTTTGTTGCTTCAGGGCGATGATGAAATTAAGCATATGGTAAGTAGACGTGAAGGCGATGGATGGCAGCGAATATCAGATATCATAAGCGAGGCACAGAAGGCCTATAACGAACCTTTAAGCTATATAATGGCCATGGAAAGGCAAAAACTCGCTTGGGCTATAACCGATGATATAGTTAAGGAGGATAAAGCGACTGATAAAAGTATAAACGAGCGCTTAAGCCGCCTTACTATGAGTCCAATTACAGGTATTCCGATATTGTTAATTGTATTATATTTCGGTTTATATCAATTCGTCGGCGTATTCGGAGCTGGCGTGGTGGTGGACTTTATAGAAGGTACAATATTTGAGCAATATATAAATCCATGGATAAACGGTTTGCTGATCCAATATGTGCCGTGGCCGGCACTTCGCGATTTGATAGGCATGGATTATGGCATCGTTACGTTGGGTTTAAGATATGCTGTAGCTATAATCTTACCCATTGTGGGCACGTTTTTCTTCATGTTTTCCATAATAGAGGATTCCGGCTATTTACCTAGGATAGCCATGTTACTGGATAGGGTATTTAAAAAAATAGGACTCAACGGCAGAGCAGTGATACCGATGACGCTGGGTTTTGGATGCGATACAATGGCCACATTGGTAACCAGAACGTTAGAAACAACACGCGAGAGGGTCATAGCTACACTGTTGCTTGCCCTGGCTATACCATGTTCCGCGCAGTTGGGAGTTGTATTGGGGCTTTTGTCGGGTCATACAGCAGCACTTGTAACATGGGTCGTAGTTGTTATAGGGGTATTGCTGCTGATCGGATACCTGGCAGCCAAAGTAATACCGGGAGAACGTCCGGCGTTCTTTATGGAAGTGCCGCCGTTGCGCTGGCCCAGCCTATCTAACGTATGGATGAAGACCTATACACGCATGCAATGGTACTTTATAGAAGTAATGCCGTTGTTTATACTTGCTAGCGTTATCATATGGTTGGGAAACCTAACCGGTTTATTTGGCCTTATAATAAGCTGGCTGGAGCCGTTGATGCATGCTCTTGGTTTACCGTCAGAGGCTGCTGAAGCGTTCTTATTCGGTTTCTTTAGACGCGATTATGGTGCGGGAGGATTGTATGACCTACAAAAGGCTGGATTGTTAAACGGCAGACAATTGGCGGTAGCGGCTTCTACTTTGACGCTGTTTGTGCCATGTATAGCGCAGTTTTCTATTATGTGGAAGGAGCGTGGGGCAAAGACTACATTAGGCATGGTGGCTTTTATTTTTCCTTTTGCTTTTGCCGTTGGCTATGTACTCAATAAGATACTTATATTGCTGGGGGTGTCATAA